The genome window ATATATTTGGTTTCATAGGTTTTGTAACTGAAAACTTCCCTAATTCTAAATAACAAGTATACTTTAGCTTTTTATTCCAAGAATCATTGCCAATTTTTCCAAATGAAGTTTTGAAATTTTCGCTCAGAAAAGTAAATTTATTTTTATTTTCTTGATAATTTTGCAGCTCAATTGTTTGTGTATTATTCTTTGTATTTTCATTTTCTTTTTTTCCACAAGAAAATGCCAGCATTGAAAATATTGAAAATAAAGAAACAGTAATAAATTTTTTCATAAATCTCCCATTATTAAGTAACAAAGAAGAAAACTAGTTATTTTATTATTTTTTGTCAATAAAGTAAAAATTTTTAATTTTAAATATCAATATCTATAAATTGTGTTTACATATAATTTTATGGATTTAATTGGAATCTTCATTTCTTGCTAAACGGACTACAACTCTTCTAACCCTTCTTTTGCTGACTTCTACAATTTCCATTACCACATTATTCAACGTTAATTTATCTCCGGATTTTGGAATTTGCCCAAAGTAGTGGAGAATAAGGCCAGCAAGTGTGTCGAATTCATTTGTTTCAATACCTTTAGTAAAATCTTCTACTTTTATATCAAAAAAATCACAAAAATCATCAATATGAATTTTACATTCAACTAAAAATTGATTTGCAACTTGGGTAGGGCGGATAGCATCTTCTTCGTTATCAAATTCATCACGTACTTCACCCACTATTTCTTCAAAAATATCTTCCATTGTTACTATTCCGCTTGTTCCACCGTATTCATCCAAAACTATGGCCATATGTTGCTTATGTTTTTTCATTTCTTGAAATAAATGATCAACGGGTTTTGTTTCTGGAATAAACATAACCTCTCTTCTAATTTCCGCGACACTAGCGTCTGTGCTGAAACCTTCACCTTGATGTTTTTTTAAAAAAAATAGAGCATCTTTTGCGTGAATAGTTCCAGTAATATTATCTATTTTTTCATCATAGACAGGAATGCGTGATAATCCTGTTTCTTTAAATTTTTCAACGGCATCAGCTATTTTCATAGATTGGGGAACAGCTGTTAAATCTATTCTATGAACCATTATTTCTCTAACAACAGTATCTCCAAGTTCAAAAATTCCAGACAACATATCATGTTTTTGTTCTGGAATAACACCCTCTTTCTCACCAACATTAATAAGAAATTCGAGTTCCTCTTCGGTAATTTGTGGGTCGTTACTTTTATTATTTTTTTTGGAATTAAAAGATGTTATATATTCACTTAAAGTAGTCATCATAATTGTAAACGGCAAAAGAATGTAATAAAAAAACTTATATACATTAAGGACGGGAACAATTATTCTTACGGCATGGGTTTTAGCAAATGTTTTTGGAATAATTTCAGCAAAAAGTACAATAATAACAGTCATCATACCCGTAACTAAAAGTATTTGAGTATTCCCAAAATGCGTCCGAATTAAATCGTCCACTAAAATTGAGGCGAAAATATTAGCTAAATTGTTTCCAATGAGCAACGAAGCAAGAACTCTTGAGGGTTTATTTAGCCAAAGATTTAAAACTTGTGCGGATTTTTTTCCAGATTCATACAAGTGTTTTGCTTTAAGGTTTGAAATACTAGTCGCAGCAGTTTCTGTGAGAGAGAAGAAAGCGGAAACACATAAAATCAAAATAACAAGAAAGATTCCAGCAAACAGGCTTTCCATTCATTGATCCTTTATTTGCTTTGAATTGTTGCCTTACACCAAGCAGGCTTACCCATTTCTTTTGTAAGTACAGCTTGAATATTTTTTTCTAGCTGAGTCATAACAATCCAAGCATTTTTGTTTCTTTCGTGATCAAAACCTTTTAAATGTAATATTCCATGAATAATCATTTTCTCAAGTTCTGCAGCAAACGTTTGTTTTGCTTTTAATGCTTGATTATAACAAATTGGTAAACAAATTAAAATATCACCTAAATATTGAAAGTTTGAATGTATAGGCAAATTTTCTGTTGCTGGGAAACTAAGTACATCAGTAGGGTATTTTTTTCCTCGATAATAAGAATTCGATGAGAGCATTTCCTCACTATCGCAGAAACGAATACTAACTTCAGTTGAAAAATCACATATCAATGAAAGAACATAATTGATTCTTTTTTTTAAATCAGTTTTATCATAATTAACTAGGAAGGAAGAATTTGTTACTTCAAAAATTAAATCTTTTTTCTTTTTTAAAATAGAATATCTTTTCTTATCTAGCATTACATTAACAGAAAACTTTGGCTTTAAATTTTTTTTCATAAATTATTATTCTTATTATTTAGCTTTAGCATTAAAACATCTGAAACCATTTTGGGAAAAACTGATGCAGGCTTCAGAAGAATCATATCCTGGAAAAAATTCACCATTTACTTCCCCTATAGATTGAGTTTGGGCCATTATTTTACCATTTTGAGGATTTATCATAAATATTTCGCCGTTACTTAAAGCAGCTAAGATTAAATTTGATTTTGTAATAAATAAACTCATAATAGGGGACATATTAATTGCAATTTTAGTTTTCCAATTTAAGCTACCATCTGTTTTATTTAAACTTATAACATAACCATTTGAAGAACCAATAATAATGTTACTTTGCCAAAGCTTTGCTTCTGCAACGCTACCTGCAGGATAACTCCAGACAGATGATTTTATGCCTGTAGAAATAAATTGAGTCATGCTTTCGGCATTTGAAACTACAATTCCATTATCGAGTAATAATGGAGCGGCAATAATACCTGAAAATTTATCCGACCCAGCAGGTAATTGATTTGCTTCTCTTTGGCTGTCAGAGGCCTCTGGTAATTGCCATGACCATAGTATGTGTCCATTAGTCGGATTTAAAAATAATATCATCCCTAAATCATTACCTACTATGAGTTGATTATTATACATTTTTAAAGAATTTGAAGTCAATTTTAAATTTAAATCAGGAGCTAATCTTACAGCCCAAGATAGTTTACCAGTATTCCAATCAAATGATTGAATATATCCGCTATCAGAAAGAACAAAAACACTATTATTTGTTACTATAGGAGTGCCAATAAATTTTGCTGAGTTTGTATAGACCCATTTTAAACCAGGAGTACCATCGAGTGCAAGCTGTATAATATTTTGTGAGTCTGTTTTAATTTGAGTGTTATCTGAGTCTTTGTATATTGTTTTGAGTCGAAAGAGATTCATATATTTTCTGGAAAAGTTACCCCATAAACTAGAGTTTTCTTTGCCTAGTTGAGGTAAATATTTATTATCAGGATTTGCTTGGGTTTTTAATAAATAACCTTTCGTTGTTCCTATTAACCAATAATTATCAAAAAAGACTGGAGTAGAAGAAACAGCTCCTGGGATTGGGTAACTTTGCAGGAACAGTCCATTTTTGTTTAAATCAAAACAATTTAGAGTATTTTGATGAGAAGATGCACCACAAATGGGTCTAGGAGTAAATAAATTAACTGAATTTTTAATAAGAACAGATTTATTTTTTTCTTCTTTTAATTTTTTTTGTTCATCAATAGTAAAGCTATTGTCTGCAGTTAATCCCCCAAACTGAGAAAAAGTTTTTTGTGGTGGTAAAACTACGGTAGGTCTAGTTGATTCAAAACCAGGAATTCCTGGTGAATAGGCGCCTGTAACTTCTAATATTTCAGGCTTTGAAGTAATTAATTTTACTTCTGGTAATGAATATGCCTTTAATACACAAGAAAAAGTAGCAGTAAAAAAAAATGATTTAAAACAATTCATTTAAAGTATATCCTGGTTTTTTAAATTAATTTGATTCAAGAAAATTCAACCAAACTTTTGCTTGCTGTTGTATTTCAGAATTTTGGCTTTGTTTATTTTGTTCAGAATTAGAAGATATAATTTGATTTAAAATTCTAATAGCTTGTTCTTTATCACCCATGGAATAACTTATTTGGGCTTTCAGTAAACGAGCTTGATTTGGTTCTGGATTTTGGACAATTGCTTCTACTATTGAAATTTCGGAAAGAGCCTTTTGTTCTTGCTTTTCAGTTAAATAAATACCAGCAAGAGTCGTGCGAACTTTTACTTGTATCAGAGGATATTTTGCTGAATAAATTACGATAGGTTCTAAAATTTCTTTAGCTTTGTTATTTAGATTTTTTGAAATGTAGTAAGTTGCAGATCTAATTCCTGCTTGCCAACCAATGGGTTCTTTAGCATATTTTTTGGCAAATTCAGCGTAGAGTGGCATACTTTTTTCAAAATTAGGAGAAAAGTCTTTGGGAAGATTTCCTTTAAATTGTTCTATAATTTTTTGATTTTCTGAATTTTCTTTATTAAAAATTTCTTCAATATTTGCATATTCATTAGCTAATTTTAGGTTTTTGGAAGTTGTCATTTGATTATATATTAACAAACTAACTCCAATAAGAAGTAAAGCTATGATAAGGCCTATAAGCGTCCACTTTCTTCTTTGCGCAGTTTTTATAGCTTTGTAGGAAGTTTCTTCAAACAAATTGTTTTCAGTACTTCTTTTTGGACTTATTATTGATTTAGAAGCATCATTATCAAAAGCAATATTTCGTAATAATCGAATCACCGTTAAACCCCTAGTAATTTGAGCATAGATAGTGCCTAAAAACATTATTCAGGCTTTTTATCTAAATATTACTATCACAGATATTTTGATTTGTAAGTCTTTCCTGTTTTTCAGGTTTATGAAGTTAACGCTCAATGTAGGTTAAAATTACAGAGTGACAAAAGTCTAGCATCTTTCTTTTCATCTGATATACCATAAGGTAGGAATTAGCTATAATGAGTTCATAAATTCAATCAATTCTGGCGGTTAGAGTTTGGTCTGGCCATGGAGGGTCTGTATCGTGTTGGTTTTAACGCGTAAAGTCGGCGACGTTATTGCTATAGGCGATAATATAAAAATTATAGTTATGGCCATTAAAGGAAAACAGGTTCGTCTTGGAATAGAGGCAGATAGATCAACGGTTGTTCATAGAGAAGAAATTTATCAAAAAATAAAACAAGAAACTAATGCTGCTTCTCAGGCTTCTGTTAATTCTTCTTCAGCAGCAAAAGAGTTGCTCCAAAATAATGGAGAAGAATCAAACAATAAAGAAAAAAAAGGAATAAAAATAATAAAACGAAATTCAGAGAAAAAATAGAATGACCCAATTTTATGGATTTAACTTTTAGCTATTTAATTTACTTTGTGAGTTGTCCATTTACAATAGACACATCAGCACCCATTTGATTTAATTTTTGAACTATATTATCATATTTTCTTTGTAATTCTTGAATGTTGGATAATAAGGTTGTTCCTGAGGCAACCAATCCTGCAATTACTAGACACATTCCTGCTCTAATGTCTGTTGGCATGCGAAAATTTCCACCGGTTAAAGGTGTAGGTCCGTGAATTATGGCAGAGTGAACATGGTTTTTATTTTTAAAACGACAGGGAGCTTCTCCAAGACAGGTAGAAAATAAATTGATGTTTGCTCCCATGCTATTAAGGTAACGAGTATAGCTTAATCTGTCTTCAAAAATGGTTTCATGTAAAATGCTAATGCCATCAGCTTGAGTAAATAAAACCATAAAAGGCTGCTGCCAATCTGTCATAAAACCAGGATGTACTTCAACCTCAATATGGCTTTGTTTTAATCTTTTTCCTTTAGGACTTGCGACGAATATACCTTCTGAATTTACTCTAAACTCTGCACCCATACGTTGAATATAATTTAAAAAACTATACAAAGGATCGTGCGGAATTTTTTCGAGTAAAACATTTCCACCAGTAGCTAAAGCGGCGCAGGCAAAGCTTACTGCTTGATTTCTATCCGGCATGATTCTCAATTCACAGCCTTTTAAACGAGAAACTCCTTGAATAACGTAAGTTCTGTTTGCATTAATTGTAATATCAGCACCCATTTTTTGCAGCATTTTGACGAGTTCAATAATTTCAGGTTCAATTGCAGCATTTTCAATTATTGTTCTGCCTTTTGCTAGGGTAGCTGCAATGATTAAATTTTCTGTTGTCATCACGCTTGGAAAGGGCAATGCTATATGTGCTCCTTGTAGTCCATTTTCATCAACTGTTAAATGATAAAGATCACCATCAAGTTCAACTTGAGCACCCATTTCTTGCAAGCCTTTGATATGAAAATCAACAGGTCTTTTTCCAATTTTATCACCACCAAGTGTTCCATAAATATAAGCACTACCAAAGCGATGTAATAGAGGGCCAACTGCAAGAATAGAAATTCGGTTTTTCTGGCAAATTTCTCTAGAAATTGAATTTTTTGTAACTCCATATGCACAAAGTCGTACGGCGTGCTCATCGACGTATTCAACTTCACCACCTAAATGCGCAAATAATTCTTCAGCAATTTTT of Pigmentibacter sp. JX0631 contains these proteins:
- a CDS encoding hemolysin family protein yields the protein MESLFAGIFLVILILCVSAFFSLTETAATSISNLKAKHLYESGKKSAQVLNLWLNKPSRVLASLLIGNNLANIFASILVDDLIRTHFGNTQILLVTGMMTVIIVLFAEIIPKTFAKTHAVRIIVPVLNVYKFFYYILLPFTIMMTTLSEYITSFNSKKNNKSNDPQITEEELEFLINVGEKEGVIPEQKHDMLSGIFELGDTVVREIMVHRIDLTAVPQSMKIADAVEKFKETGLSRIPVYDEKIDNITGTIHAKDALFFLKKHQGEGFSTDASVAEIRREVMFIPETKPVDHLFQEMKKHKQHMAIVLDEYGGTSGIVTMEDIFEEIVGEVRDEFDNEEDAIRPTQVANQFLVECKIHIDDFCDFFDIKVEDFTKGIETNEFDTLAGLILHYFGQIPKSGDKLTLNNVVMEIVEVSKRRVRRVVVRLARNEDSN
- the ybeY gene encoding rRNA maturation RNase YbeY, whose protein sequence is MKKNLKPKFSVNVMLDKKRYSILKKKKDLIFEVTNSSFLVNYDKTDLKKRINYVLSLICDFSTEVSIRFCDSEEMLSSNSYYRGKKYPTDVLSFPATENLPIHSNFQYLGDILICLPICYNQALKAKQTFAAELEKMIIHGILHLKGFDHERNKNAWIVMTQLEKNIQAVLTKEMGKPAWCKATIQSK
- a CDS encoding PQQ-binding-like beta-propeller repeat protein; its protein translation is MNCFKSFFFTATFSCVLKAYSLPEVKLITSKPEILEVTGAYSPGIPGFESTRPTVVLPPQKTFSQFGGLTADNSFTIDEQKKLKEEKNKSVLIKNSVNLFTPRPICGASSHQNTLNCFDLNKNGLFLQSYPIPGAVSSTPVFFDNYWLIGTTKGYLLKTQANPDNKYLPQLGKENSSLWGNFSRKYMNLFRLKTIYKDSDNTQIKTDSQNIIQLALDGTPGLKWVYTNSAKFIGTPIVTNNSVFVLSDSGYIQSFDWNTGKLSWAVRLAPDLNLKLTSNSLKMYNNQLIVGNDLGMILFLNPTNGHILWSWQLPEASDSQREANQLPAGSDKFSGIIAAPLLLDNGIVVSNAESMTQFISTGIKSSVWSYPAGSVAEAKLWQSNIIIGSSNGYVISLNKTDGSLNWKTKIAINMSPIMSLFITKSNLILAALSNGEIFMINPQNGKIMAQTQSIGEVNGEFFPGYDSSEACISFSQNGFRCFNAKAK
- a CDS encoding tetratricopeptide repeat protein, whose translation is MIRLLRNIAFDNDASKSIISPKRSTENNLFEETSYKAIKTAQRRKWTLIGLIIALLLIGVSLLIYNQMTTSKNLKLANEYANIEEIFNKENSENQKIIEQFKGNLPKDFSPNFEKSMPLYAEFAKKYAKEPIGWQAGIRSATYYISKNLNNKAKEILEPIVIYSAKYPLIQVKVRTTLAGIYLTEKQEQKALSEISIVEAIVQNPEPNQARLLKAQISYSMGDKEQAIRILNQIISSNSEQNKQSQNSEIQQQAKVWLNFLESN
- the csrA gene encoding carbon storage regulator CsrA: MLVLTRKVGDVIAIGDNIKIIVMAIKGKQVRLGIEADRSTVVHREEIYQKIKQETNAASQASVNSSSAAKELLQNNGEESNNKEKKGIKIIKRNSEKK
- the murA gene encoding UDP-N-acetylglucosamine 1-carboxyvinyltransferase; this translates as MTTEQLLKINGGQKLVGGKVSIAGSSNQVTKCIIAALLTNEHILIKNAPAVNERKIAEELFAHLGGEVEYVDEHAVRLCAYGVTKNSISREICQKNRISILAVGPLLHRFGSAYIYGTLGGDKIGKRPVDFHIKGLQEMGAQVELDGDLYHLTVDENGLQGAHIALPFPSVMTTENLIIAATLAKGRTIIENAAIEPEIIELVKMLQKMGADITINANRTYVIQGVSRLKGCELRIMPDRNQAVSFACAALATGGNVLLEKIPHDPLYSFLNYIQRMGAEFRVNSEGIFVASPKGKRLKQSHIEVEVHPGFMTDWQQPFMVLFTQADGISILHETIFEDRLSYTRYLNSMGANINLFSTCLGEAPCRFKNKNHVHSAIIHGPTPLTGGNFRMPTDIRAGMCLVIAGLVASGTTLLSNIQELQRKYDNIVQKLNQMGADVSIVNGQLTK